A stretch of the Candidatus Nezhaarchaeales archaeon genome encodes the following:
- a CDS encoding 30S ribosomal protein S8e → MVWRLKDLKKPTGGRRRPYRKKRKRERGRHPIETLIGERQVVVKRRVRGGGIKLGLKSAVYANVADPETKEVRKVKVLSVKSNPASVDYSRRGVITKGALIETEAGPARVTSRPGQDGVINAIKVSS, encoded by the coding sequence TTGGTATGGCGTCTTAAAGATTTGAAAAAGCCAACCGGTGGTAGGCGTAGACCCTATAGGAAGAAGCGTAAGCGTGAAAGGGGAAGGCACCCGATTGAAACGTTAATCGGTGAACGGCAAGTCGTAGTTAAGAGGAGGGTAAGGGGTGGCGGTATAAAGCTCGGCCTTAAAAGCGCTGTTTACGCTAACGTTGCTGACCCTGAAACCAAGGAGGTTAGGAAGGTTAAGGTATTAAGCGTTAAATCGAATCCAGCTAGCGTTGACTATTCGAGGCGGGGCGTTATTACTAAAGGCGCATTAATAGAAACGGAGGCTGGACCTGCGAGGGTTACTTCAAGACCCGGACAGGATGGTGTTATAAACGCTATTAAGGTTTCTTCCTAA
- a CDS encoding transcription initiation factor IIB, whose product MDELSDVKFKCPECGGERFVEDHERAELTCLGCGLVVREKMVDTGPEWRAFDLKQYSRRARIGAPLTHTIHDRGLSTIINLSLKDSTSKELSPTKRLQIYRLIKQQQRTRVSSALDRNLTYALSELDRIGSQLELPKNVLEEAALIYRRAVSEKLVRGRSIESMVTASLYAACKKFKLPRTLDEVAAVARVKKREIGRAYRFLLRRTSAKVSFVTPVKYVPKIVSKLGLPGEVQAEAIKILEKASEAGLTSGRGPMGVVAAAVYIASILLQHKCKKCKQKDVAIAANVTEVTIRNRYKEIMERLDFIVEL is encoded by the coding sequence ATGGATGAGCTAAGTGATGTTAAGTTTAAATGTCCTGAGTGTGGAGGAGAACGATTCGTTGAGGATCATGAAAGGGCTGAGTTAACCTGTTTAGGTTGTGGATTAGTAGTACGGGAAAAGATGGTGGATACCGGTCCCGAATGGCGGGCCTTCGATTTGAAGCAATATAGTAGAAGGGCGCGGATTGGAGCTCCTTTAACTCATACCATTCATGATCGGGGGCTTTCAACTATCATAAACCTGTCGTTAAAGGATAGCACTAGTAAGGAGTTAAGTCCTACTAAACGTCTACAGATCTATAGGCTTATAAAGCAGCAGCAAAGGACGCGGGTTTCAAGCGCGTTAGACCGTAATCTAACTTACGCATTATCTGAGCTGGATAGGATAGGCTCCCAGCTTGAACTACCGAAGAACGTACTGGAAGAGGCCGCGTTAATCTATAGGAGGGCCGTATCTGAAAAGTTGGTTCGGGGTAGATCCATTGAGAGCATGGTTACGGCATCCCTTTACGCGGCTTGTAAGAAATTTAAACTACCTAGGACCCTGGACGAGGTAGCCGCGGTAGCACGAGTAAAGAAGAGAGAAATCGGGCGTGCTTATAGGTTTCTCCTAAGGAGGACGTCGGCCAAGGTTTCATTCGTTACGCCGGTGAAGTACGTCCCGAAGATCGTATCTAAACTGGGGCTACCGGGGGAGGTTCAAGCTGAAGCCATAAAAATTTTGGAGAAGGCTTCAGAAGCGGGCTTAACGTCAGGCAGGGGGCCCATGGGTGTTGTAGCCGCCGCAGTCTACATAGCCAGTATTCTACTTCAGCATAAGTGTAAGAAGTGCAAGCAGAAGGACGTAGCTATAGCGGCGAACGTTACCGAGGTAACCATTAGGAATAGGTATAAGGAGATCATGGAGAGGTTGGACTTCATCGTTGAACTTTAA
- a CDS encoding Gar1/Naf1 family protein, giving the protein MRRLGRVIAFTGRRKLIVKSRFTPSLGASIYDRSGIKIGSVFDIFGSVKEPYVSISLDKGVEGASLVNCEVFVDVKKAKVRGRDG; this is encoded by the coding sequence TTGAGAAGACTCGGAAGGGTTATAGCCTTTACTGGACGCCGGAAGCTTATCGTTAAGAGCCGCTTCACACCTTCTTTAGGGGCTTCAATCTATGATAGAAGCGGTATTAAGATAGGTTCGGTTTTTGACATTTTTGGGAGCGTTAAAGAGCCCTATGTATCAATAAGCCTTGATAAGGGAGTGGAAGGGGCTAGCCTCGTTAATTGCGAGGTCTTCGTGGACGTAAAAAAGGCTAAGGTGAGGGGTAGGGATGGATGA
- a CDS encoding signal recognition particle subunit SRP19/SEC65 family protein — MPKEAKIRIYTAYLDSSKTKRDGRRVPRRLAVDNPRVEELITAASLLGLNPVRENVRYSKSWWEELDAVKVDKKMHKQQLLKLLAEKVKELRRSP, encoded by the coding sequence ATGCCTAAAGAGGCTAAAATACGTATTTATACCGCTTACTTGGACTCCTCAAAGACTAAGAGGGATGGTAGAAGAGTTCCGCGTCGCTTAGCCGTTGATAACCCCCGGGTTGAAGAATTAATTACGGCAGCCTCCCTATTAGGGCTTAACCCGGTTAGGGAGAACGTACGATACTCAAAATCTTGGTGGGAGGAGCTCGACGCGGTTAAGGTGGATAAGAAAATGCATAAGCAGCAACTATTAAAGCTCCTAGCCGAGAAGGTTAAAGAGCTAAGGAGGTCCCCTTAA
- a CDS encoding geranylgeranylglycerol-phosphate geranylgeranyltransferase — MHPLLHLIRPVNCLMASIAVFIGSFIAGGRAILLHPWLLIPGFIASFTLAGAAMAINDYYDREIDAINRPERPIPSGAIKPKTALTYASTLILIGILLSIVTPLSLIVALTALLIFTVYSAKGKRYGLIGNLMVSFCVALTFIYGGAVVNKVPFTLLVFALLALLANTGREVVKGVIDIPGDRKWGIQTLAVKHGVNVAVKVASAFYLAAVALTPLPLLLGFANTWYILLVIIADIGFLHLVFTLLLNPSPRQAKRAKGYSLVWMLVGLIAFASTQFP, encoded by the coding sequence ATGCATCCCTTACTGCACCTTATAAGGCCGGTAAACTGTTTAATGGCCAGCATCGCCGTCTTCATAGGATCCTTTATAGCTGGCGGGAGAGCTATCCTCCTGCATCCTTGGCTCTTAATACCCGGTTTTATAGCTAGCTTTACGTTAGCCGGGGCGGCCATGGCGATAAACGATTACTATGATAGGGAGATCGACGCCATAAATAGACCTGAAAGACCCATACCCAGTGGCGCTATTAAGCCTAAGACAGCGCTTACTTATGCTTCTACCCTAATCTTAATCGGTATCCTTCTATCAATCGTTACCCCCCTAAGCTTAATAGTAGCTTTAACGGCCCTCCTCATCTTCACCGTCTATTCTGCTAAAGGTAAGCGGTACGGGTTAATAGGCAATTTGATGGTTAGTTTCTGCGTAGCTTTAACCTTCATATATGGAGGGGCCGTAGTGAATAAGGTTCCCTTCACACTTTTAGTTTTCGCCCTCCTAGCCCTCCTTGCTAATACCGGAAGAGAGGTGGTTAAGGGGGTTATTGACATACCCGGAGACCGAAAATGGGGTATTCAAACATTAGCAGTTAAACATGGCGTTAATGTAGCCGTTAAAGTGGCTTCAGCCTTCTACCTAGCGGCCGTAGCATTAACGCCGTTACCACTACTCTTAGGCTTCGCGAACACTTGGTACATCCTATTGGTAATCATAGCGGACATAGGCTTCCTTCACTTAGTTTTCACACTACTTTTAAACCCTTCCCCACGTCAAGCTAAACGGGCTAAAGGATATTCACTCGTATGGATGTTGGTAGGCTTAATTGCCTTCGCCTCCACCCAGTTTCCATGA
- a CDS encoding NTPase yields MQSGSSRANTSLKRLIFFTGRPGVGKTTALVSCIQALKAKSLKVSGMVSREIRSKGIRVGFEVIDITTGEVGVLAHVEQCEGPKVGKYRVNLRDLARVGVNAIIRAINESDVIVIDEVGPMELLSREFKDAVMKAVDSGKLVLGTVHFKARDPLITLLKGRSDASILEVTVQNRDQVVKTATDLALRYAYHS; encoded by the coding sequence CTGCAAAGTGGAAGCTCACGCGCCAATACTTCACTTAAGCGGCTAATATTTTTCACCGGTAGACCTGGCGTAGGGAAGACTACCGCGTTAGTGAGTTGTATTCAAGCTTTGAAAGCAAAGTCGTTAAAGGTTAGCGGGATGGTATCGAGAGAAATCAGAAGTAAGGGTATACGGGTAGGTTTCGAGGTAATAGATATAACTACTGGTGAAGTGGGTGTTTTAGCCCACGTAGAACAGTGTGAGGGCCCTAAGGTTGGCAAGTACAGGGTTAATTTAAGGGACTTAGCTAGGGTTGGTGTTAACGCTATTATTAGAGCTATTAATGAGAGCGACGTAATTGTAATCGATGAGGTAGGGCCTATGGAGCTATTAAGCCGCGAGTTTAAGGATGCCGTGATGAAGGCCGTAGATAGCGGAAAACTCGTACTGGGTACCGTGCATTTTAAAGCTAGGGACCCGTTAATAACCTTGTTAAAGGGACGGAGCGACGCCTCCATCCTGGAGGTAACCGTCCAAAACCGCGATCAAGTGGTTAAAACGGCTACGGATTTAGCACTACGCTACGCCTACCACTCATAA
- a CDS encoding tRNA (guanine(10)-N(2))-dimethyltransferase, whose amino-acid sequence MSGELVSGVPSLGYPVKQVFEGDIVLLVPDGEVLGRQRADSIAFYNPAMELCRDIAVSCLQVYQRTLNQGLIIAEPLTATGVRGLRYAKEVKGVEKVVIGDVNPEAVKLAKVNVAINALSDKVIVEQADANLLLSVYVARKTRFNAVDIDPFGSPAPYISAALRSLRDGGLIAVTATDMPPLCGVHPMVAERRYGGTSLRSDFCHEVAVRLLLSAICREAGKQDLGIEPLLCHFTRHYVRIYSRIRVGAVKADASFRSLGYAVYCPKCGFRSLISGGIGIDVPNRCKNCGNKLQRAGPLWAGRIQDKDFCTNVLREVEARSFKLKNLELRLLKLLQAEAEGPPLYYVLDRICHLAKVAEPSLEAVISKLRSNGFKATRTHFNLKGVKTDAPITRLISIVKELRRS is encoded by the coding sequence ATGAGCGGTGAGTTAGTAAGCGGAGTTCCGAGCCTAGGGTACCCTGTAAAACAGGTTTTTGAGGGCGATATCGTTCTCCTAGTACCTGACGGGGAAGTTCTAGGTAGGCAGAGGGCTGATTCCATAGCCTTCTATAATCCAGCCATGGAACTCTGCCGCGATATAGCTGTAAGCTGCCTCCAGGTTTATCAGAGAACGTTAAATCAAGGCTTAATAATAGCCGAGCCGTTAACGGCTACCGGCGTAAGAGGTTTAAGATACGCGAAGGAGGTTAAGGGTGTCGAGAAAGTAGTAATCGGTGACGTAAACCCGGAGGCCGTGAAGCTAGCTAAGGTAAACGTAGCTATTAACGCTCTCAGTGATAAGGTAATAGTTGAACAAGCTGATGCTAACCTCCTTTTAAGCGTATACGTCGCTCGAAAAACTAGGTTTAACGCGGTCGACATAGATCCCTTTGGCTCCCCAGCCCCCTATATAAGCGCAGCCTTAAGATCGTTAAGGGATGGAGGGCTTATAGCGGTCACGGCAACCGATATGCCTCCCCTATGCGGGGTACATCCCATGGTGGCTGAAAGGAGGTATGGAGGGACGTCGTTAAGGAGCGATTTTTGCCATGAAGTGGCTGTTAGATTACTACTAAGCGCAATCTGCCGAGAAGCTGGTAAACAGGACTTAGGTATTGAGCCACTGCTTTGCCACTTTACGCGCCATTACGTTAGGATCTACTCAAGGATTCGGGTGGGCGCCGTGAAGGCTGATGCTTCCTTTAGAAGCTTAGGCTACGCGGTTTATTGCCCTAAATGCGGGTTTAGATCTCTAATCTCTGGAGGTATAGGTATTGATGTTCCAAATCGTTGCAAAAACTGCGGTAATAAGCTTCAAAGGGCCGGACCCTTATGGGCCGGTAGGATACAGGATAAGGACTTCTGCACCAACGTGTTAAGGGAAGTTGAGGCACGAAGTTTTAAGCTTAAAAATCTTGAACTAAGGCTTTTAAAGCTTTTACAAGCTGAGGCTGAAGGCCCTCCCCTCTATTACGTGTTGGATCGTATCTGCCATTTAGCTAAGGTGGCTGAACCTAGCCTGGAAGCCGTTATCAGCAAACTTAGAAGTAACGGGTTTAAGGCTACACGTACACATTTTAACTTAAAAGGCGTGAAAACAGACGCCCCCATAACCCGTTTAATTAGCATAGTGAAAGAGCTACGGAGGTCGTAA
- a CDS encoding RlmE family RNA methyltransferase: MRKADHYYILAKKAGYRSRAAYKLKELNNRFNLMKRGDIVIDLGAAPGGWMQVAREVVGEAGLVIGVDIAKIKPLPWDNVKTLRLDVTLPSTVEAVKKQLPREADVVLSDLSPKVTGVWEVDSTRQALLARSALSIAIRTLRKDGRFVVKLFQGAEATKFVEEVKKFFNRVKLTKPKASRKGSAEIYVVALGFKGQLEEPFRLGDEPQPVPLSC, translated from the coding sequence ATGAGGAAGGCTGACCACTATTACATTTTAGCTAAAAAGGCTGGTTATAGGTCTAGGGCTGCTTATAAGCTGAAGGAGCTAAACAATAGGTTCAACCTGATGAAGCGGGGCGATATAGTTATTGATCTAGGGGCTGCACCGGGAGGATGGATGCAGGTAGCTCGTGAGGTTGTAGGTGAAGCGGGACTAGTTATAGGCGTTGATATAGCTAAAATTAAGCCGCTTCCTTGGGATAACGTTAAAACGCTACGCTTAGATGTTACACTACCTTCAACCGTTGAAGCCGTTAAGAAGCAGCTACCACGTGAAGCGGACGTTGTTTTATCTGACCTTTCACCCAAGGTAACTGGGGTTTGGGAGGTAGACTCAACACGGCAAGCCTTACTAGCGCGAAGCGCCCTCTCCATAGCTATTCGGACCCTAAGGAAGGATGGTAGGTTCGTGGTTAAGCTCTTCCAAGGAGCCGAAGCTACTAAGTTCGTTGAGGAGGTTAAGAAGTTTTTTAATCGCGTAAAGCTTACAAAACCTAAAGCTTCGAGGAAAGGTAGTGCTGAAATATACGTCGTAGCGCTAGGCTTTAAAGGACAACTAGAAGAGCCTTTCAGGCTCGGAGATGAGCCTCAACCCGTTCCGTTAAGTTGTTAA